The Dromaius novaehollandiae isolate bDroNov1 chromosome 3, bDroNov1.hap1, whole genome shotgun sequence genome includes the window gagaaggtGGCTTTTATAATGAGGATCGAACAAAGGCTTCAAGCCCATGTTTTGGCTAAACCAGCTTTTAGCATGGTGACTGACTGAGAATGGGAACGTTCCCTAGTCAGCTTGTGGGAGCAAGGATGTGAATCCCCAATCcatcctccagagcagagcagatggGACACCTGATTGCAGGCTTAATCTGTTCCATTCAACAGCAGTTTTGCCACTGAGTTCAGCCAGAGAAAAGTCAGCTCTGTGTTTTAAATAATAGTCTGTGAAGAAGGTTAACATGTCATGTTTTCTTGAATTCTGCATTTCTCTGGCCTACAATGTGGTGCCCcttcagaaattaaaagcaaaatcaaaaaaataGTCCTCATCATTCCACAAGTGGCCACTTGCTTATATTTTGTGCGTTAGGTCTGACTATTTTTCACACCTATCCCCTAAAACTCTCCCTGTGATGATcgcaactattttttttctgcaaatctgcCCACCACTTAGATATGCTTCATATCTATCTCCATAACTGTATCCATACCTTGCTTTTCATCTCATCAGATCACATGCTAGCCTTAATGCAGCCTGGCTATAAGCAACCCAACATACTGCCTGTATGTAATGCAAAATATAACTATTTAACTTCTCCATCATAGCAGCTGTGTTCAGATGCTTGGTTTAATTTTCTGTCTTCGGAAAATTCCAGGAATCCACCCCTGCCTTCAAGTATATACTTTAAACTTTGTACAGAGTTGATGGAGGACATAGGACTGTACACAGTATGATGGAGTACAAGCTTTGTAGACAGAGATAATATCAGTTATTAGACCAGCTAATGTagttggaaaaaaacagagaagattTTGAGCAACAAGCCCTTAAATGCTTATCCAGACAAACAGAAATCTGAAGTTCTGCTGTTACTGCTGTTTGAATAGCAGCAGATAAGACTTTTTACAGACTTTCATAAACTTCACACTCTCCTGTGCAATGCTCTAATATTAGCTAAGCAGGCTGCAATATAAATTTCATAGTGGAATTTTTGGGCTCTCTGCCAAAACTGCACGTAAGCAGGTGCACCTTCAGAATCTTATTGTAACAAGTATCTGTTAAACATTTAGATTCTGATTTGAAAAAATGCTGTGTACTCAGACTCCTAACTTGAGCCACAGTTTTAGGACCTTGACAATTCTGAAAGttacttttattttactttattagtGATAAAATAGAGACTATATTGCCAAATGAATGCTCAAATAGATAGAGTTAACAAAACGTCCTGGTGAAAGGAAAAGGTGAGAAAAGTGATTGGCATTTTATGAAGCCTGAGTATCTGGAAAgccttttgcttatttttaatatggTAGATATCTgtctttttaaatctcttttagGCTTGTGATCATATTGTCCATCTTTAATTTTTTAAGGGGGGGAGGGCACAGCAGATGGACTGGGACTGAAATACCTGATCCATCTCTACTAAAAACCTGGTGTTGCAAATGTCTTTCTAAAATGAAGCAGAGAGAATAACAGAGACCATACAGGGTCTCATCTGTTCAGTCATTTGATGTATTTTGCTATTGTTACAGCTACTGAGACTCAGCTTTATCTTGTGTGTGAGCACAATAACAGCATCATATTGAAATGTGTAAATACTTTTTCAGGAACTATGTAAAACACCTCCTCTGTACTGACAAAATGATGCACTTGGAATACATGAACCCCGGAGAAAATGCTGCTGCCTTAGGTTCCAAATTTCTTCGTTTCCTAATCTCAGTTTTATTGCACAGGGAGTGTTATCTGACAAATATATCTGcctgaatatttaaataaatacttagTCTTGTCATTTAAACAACTCTTGTCAATGTTACTTAGTCCTTGTTCACACTTCCATCCGTATGAGTGATGGTACAGAAACAGATCAGGTTAAGGTCGTTGTGTGTTATCCCAGATCTGTAACACAGGCATTTCTTATTCCTGCCTGTGGTGGTCCCACAGTGAATACATTGGAGGAAATGAAGGCTTCAAACAGGACACTGTAAGGTCATGGGCAAGAACTGCTTTTTTAACATCATTTCCCTCCCCTCTGTACCCCCCCAAATTTTGCAGAGGTTTCTAATGCAAAGGGGTATTGATCCTTTTGGTACCAGCTTACCCATTAACTCCCACTGAGCAGCACAGCCAAGAGAGAGTGGAGGCCAGCAGGAACAGGGTGGCTCCTGCAGTAAGATGTTGCCACAGAAGCTAACCATGCCCTGAAGAAGTATTATGTGTCATGACGTGACTCCTCAGACATATGTCACACATTGCCCTCGGCCAAACACCAACCATCCACAGGCTTTCAGCATCCAGTTTCCCTAACAGATCTGGCCTGTGGAAAacatcttctggaaaaaaaagaaaaaaaaagaaagaaagaaaaaagaaacaaataaaaggaacTCTTGCAAATCCAGATGCTGGAATTTTCCAGTCCCCCTAGCAAGACGAGATAAGTGGGGGATAATCCCAGTTTatataacaatttttttaaaaaaataacaccGGAGACCAACAGATGTGTTTTCACGGGGTTTGCTCCCCCAAACCCTCAGGAGACCCTTGGGCaggcgcggcggcccccccggcagccggacgcagcccgcggccgggcgcaggagagcggggcggcagcggctgcggctgcggcgcgTGGAGGCGCCACGCGGGGGCGCCGTGGCGCCGTGCCGCGCAGGTGCCCGCGGAGGCGGTGGCGCGGCCCGAGTggcggctgcggggctgcggTGCGCGCAGGGACCGCGCGGGGGGCAGCTGCCGTCGCCGCCCCTGTCCCCCGTGGGTTGTTCCCACGCGTGGGCTgtccccgccgcggagccgccagGCGAGTGTCCTGGGCAGCACCTGTCTGCCTGGCTGCGTGTTTTGCGCGGCGGCTTAGGGCTGATCTGCCTGCCAAATAAAGCCGCGTGGCTATTTATGGACGTGGCTTAAAGAAGAGCAGACCTCATGGACCACGTTAGaagtttttctgaaaaacagcCAAAGTACAGAGGTCAAGTTTCCTGTACTAAAAGCAACTTAATAGGACACAAGACTGCAATGTAGTTTGCGAGTATCTGGCGGTAGCCGGAAAAGTAGGTCATTGTGCATTTTTCACTAATTACTCAGTTCagataataaattattttaacatatttataaACAGTTATAGAGGCTAGATAGACTCAACTTGAAGGCCTATTACTGCTTCAGCTGAAGCCAGTGGGACTGTTGCCAGGGAGTTCACTTCAGGAAGATGAGGGTCAGGCCCCCAATATTGCTTGGTAGATGATACTATGAATAAGAAAATACATAGTTGCGATATCCACTGGGATATGACTCTTCATTAGAAATTAAGTGACAATGTAGGCAATATGATTGTTTTGCAAATTTCCCTGGGGTATACTTTTAAGAAATCATAAAAACCCTTGACAATGCCTTGCTCAAAGCCAGTGCTTTCAGTAGCTGCTGTTGTTCAGAGGCAGCGGCTCTTCGGAGTTTTACAAGGATTTGTACACAAATAGACTCTGCCAGCATGCCCGTGAAACTGCCTATTCTCGGAAAAGCTTATATGCAAGGATTTAATGCTGGCAGACTTAAGTAGTGGTGTCTCAACtgtgaaaaatctgttgtttaacCAACTTTATGAAGCAAAAGTGCTTATCATTAAAGGAAGAATATTCCCTTTTGTCTTAGGAGATCATGGAGGATTTAAACATCTATGCAATTTAGTATGCACATGGTTTGATAGTCTGTTTTATAGGAAGTtgattaaaatcagaaaaaaatggccCTCCCAAACTATAGCAGAAGAGGGCGATGCAACATGTGCAGACCAAACACCCTTAAAACAGGTAAAGGATTTATATAGTGGTGAGCTGGGCAATGGCTCTTAAAACTGCAGCTGTACTTTAAGCATTCTCTAAGTTATTGGTGAGTTGAGAAATTATGATTCACTGCCATTTGATGTTAAATTTACTGTTGTAAAACATATGCAATCACTGGCTGAAACAAGAGGGTTGATTTTTAAATTCTTGGGTGCTGAAAGTGTTCGAAGAATGGGCTATTTACCAACTGCAGAGATCATTTTATCATCAGGTGTCCCCAGAGGTGTATACACTTCCTTATTTCtagttttgttaatattttaatacgtgtattattttttactttcataAAACAAATTGGTTACTTTACGTCTGTGTAAGGAAAAGAAGGCAAAGTACCACTTTTATCACCAGCTGGGACAATTTTAGCGATAGTAATCAGTTGCATTTCCCAGCTTGATTCAAAACACTGCTATTTACACTCCTATTGTGTGGCGATATCCTCCCCTGTTTACATGCCCAGGTTTAAAATTTAACTACATCCaccatgctgtttttcttcctaataAATGTGGAACAGAAGGCTGAAAAAGTaagcaaaaagaaagcacagtGCTGTCAGTCCTGTGTTAAACTTCGGAAGCGTGGCTAAGTGGGATTACATGTATTATTAGGGTCCTGATCCTGCAGTCCTTACTGAAGTATTAACTTAAATGGGAGCTTTGCCAAAGGCTGAGAGGGGAGAGAAGACTGCAATGGTTGGCACTGAATGAACAAGGTGTTGATTGCCTTATAATGCAATTTTTTCTCCCAAATATTTAGAGAGTATCTGTATGAATTTGTCTAAACGGCTTTAGCTGGTGGCAATTTCTGGGAGGAGGAGGTTAGAGATGTCCCACAGTGGAATATGTTAGGGATATATGTTAGGTATTGCCGCCTTCTGAGTCACTAGAAATGAAGTGCAGTCGATTTTGATGTGATGCAGATCTGGACCGATGCAGCAATCTCCTGGGTAAACCATGCGAAGGAAGAGATACAGGACAAAACCCACCACCCTCCTTCCCCAAGTTACAGATACTTATTTCTTAAACAGTTGATCTTTTACATAGCTCTTCCAGGTGAGATAATAAATATACAAAAGAACAAAGTCTACTATATAAGTGAAAGAGGATTTATAAAATTACAAGTTTAAtagataaatataataaatacttTATGCATCATAACTCTGGACAACTACATTTAAAGCAAGTATGTTGGCAAGTCACAAAAAAGTTGCATCTTGGcaactttatttttcataaaaccaCACTGACAGGCATATTACAATGTTACGTATGAGGCTTTATGCTGTAAGTATGTTTAAATCCTGCTCACCTACTGAGCTCACCATGACATATATATGGGTGCAGTGTACTTTCTATTTTGGAATGTCTTTTTGAACACCAACACAGTTCTACAGATAGATGTTCTACTTACCAGGACAATGGGGagagttttgaagaaaaatactggTAAATGACTTCTAGAAAAACTAAAGCATTTCTTAACTTTTTATTGACATTGGcaaattaaaatagaataaattaacaatattttctcaaaaaaatgttttgtacaAAAATACTGTCAAAATTTCCTGAAAAGCTTTCAACACAGTAGTATCTTTTCATGTACTGAATAAACTATATTAGCACAGTGTCAAAATGCTgaagacagaaacaaaataattataataaaaaaaaactgtgaaatgtTTGCCACTAGTCAACATTCCATCCACACCATATTATTGTCTGTACATATGGGGGAGGGGGAATGGGTAGCAGACTTTAAGTAACAGTATTACTTTTCCTGATCCGGAAAGGTTTGGCCCACATCTGTTAAGCTTCCAGTTTagcatattcaaaaaaaaaaaaaaaaaaaaaaaaattattagccTGCACTGCAATGCATAGTTAAAAATTAAGCAAGATGGCAGCATTTGTGCAGTAGTATCTGCCCGTCAAAGTTCATGCAACCAACTAATGCAATTTTTCTCCCTGTCCACTCAGAATTTGAATGCAGTTCAAGTCATTGGAAATCATCGTTTACAAAATCCACAAGATTAAGCAATTTGCCAAGATTAATATCTAACAGTTCAGCACTGTGGAAATTATGGGCATGTTACTGCAAGGAAAttaagagagagaagaggagggggaggaCAACATAAAAAGGCAGAGTTAGCTAGAAATTATTCCTACGGGAGGGGAGGTGAATGTCGAAGCTACAAAGAAAAAAGTGGtggcaatcaaaaaaaaatttatacaAGCGCATAGTTTACTCTGCTTTCCAGATTCTCACCTTTTCACGCACTGAAAAGTGAGACACTGTGTCTAAGGGAATGTTTTCATTCACACCGATAGAAAGTCCtttgtttgtttgcagtgaaTCAGCAGCTCACCCTGCTGGGCTGCTGTTTGCAAACGAAGTCTGTCATGAAGTCAAACTCGTTCTGTCCCAACCACAGCTCGGGCAGCTCCTTGATGCGATCCAGGCCCATTTCGATGACTAAGGACATGAGGACCTCCTCGTCGATGAAGTCAGTGTCTATGACATTGGGGGGCAGCATTGCCGCGGGGCCgtgggggccggcgggcggcccgccgccgccgccgtgcttGGGGTCTCTGCAGTCCCTGAAATGCTGCCCGCTGCCCGTCAGCTGGTGGCTCGCCGGGTGCAAGTCCGGCATGTAGTGGCCGTGCGGGTAGGGGTGGTGGCTGAAATACTGGTTGTTCAGCTTCTGGAGCTGCATGCTGGCTGTCAGCTGCCCGCCTTGGCTGGCCACGGGGGGGGCCATGAACTGGGAGCCGCTAAATCTCGCGGCGGGGGGCATAGTGCTGGGGGGGTGCCCTCCGTTCACGCTCCCGGGCCCCATGGCGTGTCTGATCCCGCTATTTGCGTTCATATTTCCAGCTCCGTAATGTATATGGTCGCCCATCAAGGCGTTGAaggcgtgctgctgctgctgctggtggtggtgatggGGGGTAGGAAAGGGACCCATTCCCATCCGATGGGCAGGGTGGTGGTGAAGCCCGCTGGATCCGTCAGGGAATCGCCCGTGATTCATGGCCATCATGTGGTCTGCCATTTCCCACCTAGAAAGTTAGCATgggaatatattaaaaaaaaaaaataatacaccCTCAGACATCAAATCTCCCTCTTCGGAACTCGCTGCATGTATCTGTCCCTGCGAGAAATGACTTCGCTGGTCCCGCAGTCCTCTCTTtcaacggaaaaaaaaaaaaaaaaaaaaaaaatctaccacgACTCTACCGTGGAgtacaaagggaaaaataaaagacgAGTCTGCAGTACAAAAATCTCAGTCCCCTCTTGCAAATCCAACGAGCAACACGCCTTCCCACTTCAACTTCTGCATACCTATCAGCGGAAAGCGTTGTATTCAGCAACAACCACCTCCTCCCCAACACGTTCAAAAGGCTCCCGAGCCTCCTGGATT containing:
- the CITED2 gene encoding cbp/p300-interacting transactivator 2, translated to MADHMMAMNHGRFPDGSSGLHHHPAHRMGMGPFPTPHHHHQQQQQHAFNALMGDHIHYGAGNMNANSGIRHAMGPGSVNGGHPPSTMPPAARFSGSQFMAPPVASQGGQLTASMQLQKLNNQYFSHHPYPHGHYMPDLHPASHQLTGSGQHFRDCRDPKHGGGGGPPAGPHGPAAMLPPNVIDTDFIDEEVLMSLVIEMGLDRIKELPELWLGQNEFDFMTDFVCKQQPSRVSC